One window of the Thermasporomyces composti genome contains the following:
- a CDS encoding serine hydrolase domain-containing protein has translation MRFIRRRGGVVALILVATMLSAGPAVAAPRGLSPGTHQARTVENSVADKRLDAALDAVTVAGMPGVLGRVTDGPDRWKGASGVADIHTKRPMRPHMRFRIGSITKTFVATVVLQHVSEGRLDLDAPVADYLPGLLPDDLGESVTVRMLLNHTSGLPDYDTVLYREITDIEKYRLAFFTPRQLVKLALTDPPTPRGQFAYSNTNYILAGMIVERVSGRSIQSEVTRRIIRPLRLKDTSFPRVSPFIPGPHPASYVPAGPPERPLVDFSVYTPTVFGAAGAMISSTRDLERFFDELLFGNLLDKDALAEMQTTVPTGSDAFEYGLGLMKLELCGTFWGHDGVVWGQTALALAKADTGRHVSVATTMSHYGPAGEPIDQALSNFLLLASCPDVTVSADEPPAIWPGGTPRWAPLPSLTQPSNRR, from the coding sequence ATGCGCTTCATTAGGCGGCGCGGCGGGGTCGTGGCGTTGATCCTCGTCGCGACGATGCTGTCGGCCGGACCAGCCGTCGCCGCACCGCGCGGTCTGAGCCCTGGGACACACCAGGCTCGCACGGTCGAGAACAGCGTCGCAGACAAGCGTCTCGACGCCGCGCTCGACGCGGTCACAGTGGCCGGTATGCCGGGGGTTCTCGGCCGGGTGACAGACGGCCCCGACCGATGGAAAGGCGCCAGCGGAGTCGCTGACATCCACACCAAGCGACCGATGCGTCCCCACATGCGGTTCCGCATCGGCAGCATCACCAAGACGTTCGTCGCGACGGTCGTGCTGCAGCACGTCTCGGAGGGTCGCCTGGACCTGGACGCTCCGGTCGCCGACTACCTGCCGGGCCTACTCCCGGACGACCTCGGCGAGTCGGTGACGGTGCGGATGCTGCTCAACCACACGAGCGGGCTACCCGACTACGACACCGTGCTGTACCGCGAGATCACCGACATCGAGAAGTACCGGTTGGCGTTCTTCACACCGCGTCAGCTGGTCAAGCTGGCCCTCACCGATCCGCCCACGCCGCGCGGCCAGTTCGCGTACTCCAACACCAACTACATCCTCGCGGGCATGATCGTCGAACGGGTGAGCGGGCGAAGCATCCAGTCCGAAGTGACCCGCCGCATCATCCGACCGCTGCGGCTGAAGGACACCTCCTTCCCGAGGGTGTCCCCGTTCATCCCGGGGCCCCACCCAGCCAGCTACGTCCCGGCCGGACCGCCGGAGCGGCCACTGGTCGACTTCAGCGTCTACACCCCCACGGTGTTCGGCGCAGCCGGTGCGATGATCTCCTCCACGCGGGACCTGGAGCGGTTCTTCGACGAGCTGCTGTTCGGAAACCTGCTCGACAAGGACGCGTTGGCCGAGATGCAGACCACCGTGCCGACCGGCTCGGACGCCTTCGAGTACGGCCTCGGACTCATGAAGCTCGAGCTGTGCGGGACGTTCTGGGGGCACGACGGCGTCGTGTGGGGACAGACGGCACTCGCGCTCGCGAAGGCCGACACCGGGCGACACGTCAGCGTCGCCACCACCATGTCGCACTACGGGCCTGCTGGTGAACCCATCGACCAGGCACTCAGCAACTTCCTCCTGCTGGCCAGCTGTCCCGACGTGACCGTCTCGGCCGACGAGCCACCCGCGATCTGGCCGGGCGGCACCCCGAGGTGGGCTCCCCTGCCCTCGCTCACCCAGCCCTCGAACCGGCGGTAG
- the aroA gene encoding 3-phosphoshikimate 1-carboxyvinyltransferase: MGSHTPDLWPAPLASTAVDADLRVPGSKSITNRALVLAALADGPSTIRGPLRARDTLLMAAALRALGVSVEDVDDDWLVTPGALRGPASVDCGLAGTVARFLPPVAALARGAVRFDGDARMRERPMGPLLEALRALGATIEDDGRNALPFTVHGAGTMPGGSVEIDASASSQFVSALLLAGAHYDDGVTVDHVGDRVPSMPHIEMTVSMLRDRGVDVDTGEPATWRVAPGPIKALDVAVEPDLSNAAPFLAAALVTGGRVRILGWPDQTYQPGARLHEIFTAMGGHVRHDSEGLTLRGPEAVQGVDLDLHDVGELTPVVAAVAALATGPSRLRGVAHLRGHETDRLAALATELRRLGSDVRESADGLEIRPRPMHGEVFRTYGDHRMAHAGAVLGLVVPGVQIENIATTTKTLPDFVGMWTSMLGREAAA, translated from the coding sequence ATGGGAAGTCACACGCCGGACCTGTGGCCCGCGCCCCTCGCCTCCACCGCGGTGGACGCGGACCTTCGTGTGCCCGGGTCGAAGTCGATCACCAACCGTGCCCTCGTCCTCGCCGCCCTCGCCGACGGCCCGTCGACGATCCGTGGACCGCTGCGGGCCCGCGACACGCTCCTCATGGCGGCGGCGCTGCGCGCCCTGGGCGTGAGTGTCGAGGACGTGGACGATGACTGGTTGGTGACACCCGGCGCGCTTCGTGGACCGGCCAGTGTCGACTGCGGTCTGGCGGGCACGGTCGCGCGCTTCCTTCCCCCGGTCGCCGCCCTGGCTCGTGGCGCGGTCAGGTTCGACGGCGACGCGCGCATGCGAGAGCGGCCGATGGGTCCCCTGCTCGAGGCGCTGCGCGCCCTTGGCGCCACCATCGAGGACGACGGTCGCAACGCCCTGCCCTTCACTGTCCACGGCGCCGGCACCATGCCGGGCGGGAGCGTGGAGATCGACGCCTCGGCGTCCAGCCAGTTCGTCTCCGCTCTCCTCCTGGCGGGTGCCCACTACGACGACGGCGTGACCGTCGATCACGTCGGCGACCGCGTTCCCTCGATGCCCCACATCGAGATGACGGTCAGCATGCTGCGGGACCGAGGCGTCGACGTCGACACCGGTGAGCCGGCCACGTGGCGAGTCGCTCCCGGTCCCATCAAGGCCCTCGACGTCGCCGTCGAGCCCGATCTGTCGAACGCCGCCCCGTTCCTCGCCGCCGCGCTGGTCACCGGCGGACGAGTCCGCATCCTCGGCTGGCCGGACCAGACGTACCAGCCAGGCGCCCGGCTCCACGAGATCTTCACCGCGATGGGCGGTCATGTCCGACACGACAGTGAAGGACTGACCCTGCGTGGGCCGGAGGCGGTCCAAGGCGTCGACCTCGACCTGCACGATGTCGGGGAGCTGACGCCCGTCGTCGCCGCGGTCGCGGCACTCGCCACAGGACCCTCGCGCCTGCGCGGCGTCGCACACTTGCGGGGTCACGAGACCGACCGCCTCGCCGCGCTGGCCACCGAGCTGCGGCGACTCGGCAGTGACGTTCGAGAGAGCGCCGACGGCTTGGAGATCCGGCCGCGCCCGATGCACGGCGAGGTCTTCCGCACGTACGGGGACCATCGGATGGCGCACGCGGGTGCCGTGCTCGGCCTGGTCGTCCCCGGCGTGCAGATCGAGAACATCGCCACCACCACCAAGACGTTGCCCGACTTCGTGGGGATGTGGACGTCCATGCTCGGCCGGGAGGCAGCTGCGTGA
- the rsgA gene encoding ribosome small subunit-dependent GTPase A: MSPGRRRFEVDDHEAYGRPKRRTRPRTKLRPRYEDAVRGVVVAVDRGRYTCRVATDGGDATTAPPADDDARSVVAVRARSLGRHAIVVGDRVRLTGDVSGRPGTLARIVEVDERTTVLRRTADDDDPVERVIVANADQLVIVTALAEPPPRPRLIDRCLVAAYDAGLDPLLCLTKADLAAPDELLEIYRPLGVPYVVTRYDDDLVTPLRDRLADRVSVLVGHSGVGKSTLVNALVPSAQRATGEVSETTGRGRHTSTQAVMLPLPFGGWIVDTPGIRSFGLAHVAPEDLIRAFPDLEGIIEDCPRGCTHARTEPECALDEAVAAGTVDPARLDSYRRLLDSRERRAGD, encoded by the coding sequence GTGAGTCCAGGGCGCCGCAGGTTCGAGGTCGACGACCACGAGGCCTACGGCAGGCCCAAACGGCGCACCCGTCCACGCACGAAGCTCCGTCCGCGCTACGAGGACGCGGTCCGTGGAGTCGTGGTCGCCGTCGACCGGGGTCGCTACACCTGCCGGGTCGCCACGGATGGTGGGGACGCGACCACGGCGCCGCCCGCGGACGATGACGCTCGGTCCGTCGTCGCCGTTCGGGCGCGATCCCTGGGGCGCCACGCGATCGTCGTCGGCGATCGGGTCAGGCTCACTGGCGACGTCTCCGGGCGGCCGGGGACGCTGGCCCGCATCGTCGAAGTCGACGAGCGGACGACCGTGCTGCGCCGGACCGCGGATGACGACGATCCGGTCGAACGGGTCATCGTCGCCAACGCCGACCAACTGGTCATCGTCACGGCGTTGGCGGAACCACCGCCCAGACCAAGGCTCATCGACCGCTGCCTCGTCGCGGCGTACGACGCGGGCCTCGACCCTCTGCTGTGCCTCACCAAAGCCGATCTCGCGGCACCCGACGAGCTGCTGGAGATCTACCGCCCCCTCGGCGTGCCGTACGTGGTGACCCGGTACGACGACGACCTGGTGACGCCGTTACGCGACCGGCTCGCCGACCGCGTGAGCGTGCTCGTCGGCCATTCCGGGGTGGGCAAGTCGACCTTGGTCAACGCGTTGGTGCCGTCCGCTCAGCGGGCTACCGGCGAGGTGAGCGAGACGACCGGACGCGGTCGCCACACCTCGACCCAGGCGGTGATGCTGCCGCTGCCTTTCGGGGGCTGGATCGTCGACACCCCGGGAATCCGGTCGTTCGGGTTGGCCCACGTGGCGCCGGAGGACCTCATCCGCGCCTTCCCCGACCTCGAAGGGATCATCGAGGACTGTCCACGTGGCTGCACCCACGCCCGTACCGAGCCGGAGTGTGCGCTCGACGAGGCGGTGGCCGCCGGAACCGTCGACCCGGCCCGCCTCGACTCCTACCGGCGGCTGCTCGACTCCAGGGAGCGTCGGGCGGGCGACTGA
- a CDS encoding DUF2231 domain-containing protein — MFDQAFGLPLHVLVIHAVVVLVPLTVLAALVYAVLPRSRRALRWPLLAGAVISLVSGYVAIESGEALFRHLGEPDFVRAHKDNGDLLLWVLVALTAVVVLAVLVLGEYQGSERLARSPVEARAQSGAARPIQVLVAVLLVAVAVTAGVQVVRTGDSGARAVWEGTFSE, encoded by the coding sequence GTGTTCGATCAGGCGTTCGGACTGCCCCTGCACGTCCTGGTGATCCACGCCGTCGTGGTGCTGGTGCCTCTGACGGTGCTCGCCGCGTTGGTGTACGCCGTCCTCCCTCGATCGCGCCGAGCGCTGCGGTGGCCGCTCCTGGCCGGCGCGGTGATCAGCCTGGTCAGCGGTTACGTCGCGATCGAGAGCGGCGAGGCGTTGTTCCGCCATCTGGGCGAGCCCGACTTCGTCCGAGCCCACAAGGACAACGGCGACCTGCTGTTGTGGGTGCTGGTCGCGTTGACCGCCGTGGTGGTCCTGGCGGTGCTGGTGCTCGGCGAGTACCAGGGGTCCGAGCGGCTGGCGCGGAGCCCGGTGGAGGCGCGGGCTCAGAGCGGCGCGGCGCGACCGATCCAGGTCCTGGTGGCGGTGCTCCTCGTCGCGGTCGCGGTGACGGCCGGCGTCCAGGTGGTGCGAACCGGCGACTCCGGTGCGCGCGCCGTGTGGGAGGGGACCTTCAGCGAGTAG
- the hisN gene encoding histidinol-phosphatase gives MASTHTDDLRLAHLLADDADSLTTSRFRAADLRVSTKRDESPVSDADTAVEEAVRRTLSRARPRDSIEGEELGKSGWGPRRWIIDPIDGTKNYVRGVPVWATLIALAIEEEIVVGVVSAPQLGRRWWASRGDGAFAGRSIRSAQPCRVSSVDSVSSAFLSYSSPDGWVKTGRGKGFGRLLEACGRTRGFGDFWSYMLLAEGLVDIATEPELNLHDMAALSVIVEEAGGRFTDLDGKPGPYGGNALATNGLLHDEVLEILSSQ, from the coding sequence ATGGCCTCGACGCACACCGACGACCTGCGGCTCGCGCACCTCCTGGCCGATGATGCCGACTCGTTGACGACCAGCCGGTTCCGGGCCGCCGACCTTCGTGTCTCGACCAAGCGCGACGAGTCCCCGGTGAGCGACGCCGACACGGCGGTGGAAGAGGCCGTACGCCGTACGCTGAGTCGCGCCCGTCCCCGAGACAGCATCGAGGGGGAGGAACTCGGCAAGTCCGGCTGGGGCCCGCGCCGTTGGATCATCGACCCCATCGACGGCACGAAGAACTACGTGCGCGGAGTCCCCGTGTGGGCGACGCTCATCGCGCTGGCGATCGAGGAGGAGATCGTCGTGGGCGTGGTGTCGGCGCCCCAGCTCGGTCGGCGCTGGTGGGCGTCGCGAGGCGACGGTGCCTTCGCCGGTCGCAGCATCCGATCGGCACAGCCGTGTCGGGTCTCCTCCGTCGACTCGGTGTCCTCGGCCTTCCTCTCCTACTCCAGCCCCGACGGTTGGGTGAAGACCGGCCGTGGCAAGGGCTTCGGCCGCCTGCTGGAGGCCTGCGGGCGCACCCGGGGCTTCGGTGACTTCTGGTCCTACATGCTGCTCGCCGAGGGGCTGGTCGACATCGCGACCGAGCCCGAGCTGAACCTCCACGACATGGCCGCGCTCTCCGTCATCGTCGAGGAGGCCGGCGGCCGCTTCACGGACCTCGACGGTAAGCCCGGTCCTTACGGCGGCAACGCCCTCGCCACGAACGGCCTGCTCCACGACGAGGTGCTCGAGATCCTCAGCTCCCAGTGA
- a CDS encoding CBS domain-containing protein, translated as MRISDVLRHKGVEVVTVSPSTPVRDLLRILAQHNIGAAVVSSDRMSIEGIVSERDIVRRLVDGTGILDQPVATIMTTDVHTCSPSATVDELMQLMTERRVRHVPVVVDGRLAGLVSIGDVVKTRIGELEFEREQLANYIAHAG; from the coding sequence ATGCGGATCAGCGACGTACTTCGGCACAAAGGCGTCGAGGTCGTGACGGTCTCGCCCAGCACCCCGGTTCGTGACCTGCTGCGCATCCTGGCCCAGCACAACATCGGTGCGGCCGTGGTCAGCAGTGACCGGATGTCCATCGAGGGCATCGTGTCCGAGCGCGACATCGTCCGCCGACTCGTCGACGGCACCGGCATCCTGGACCAGCCGGTCGCCACGATCATGACGACCGACGTCCACACCTGCTCCCCCTCGGCCACGGTCGACGAGCTCATGCAGCTCATGACGGAGCGGCGGGTCCGGCACGTGCCGGTGGTGGTCGACGGTCGCCTCGCTGGGTTGGTCAGCATCGGCGACGTGGTGAAGACTCGGATCGGGGAGCTGGAGTTCGAGCGCGAGCAGCTCGCCAACTACATCGCTCACGCCGGCTGA